One Mycobacterium paraseoulense genomic window, AAGGTGTACAGCGCCACCCAGGACCACGACATCAAGTTCCATCAGGTGCACGCCAAGGACAACGGCCGCATCCGGTACCAACGCGTGTGCGAGGTGGACGGCGAGGTCGTCGAATACCGTGACATCGCCCGCGCCTTCGAATCCGACGACGGCCAGATGGTCATCATCACCGACGACGACATCGCCACCCTGCCCGAAGAACGCAGCCGCGAGATCGAGGTGCTCGAGTTCGTTCCCGCCGAAGAGGTCGACCCGATGCTGTTCGACCGCAGCTACTTCCTCGAGCCCGACTCCAAGTCATCGAAATCCTATGTGCTGCTGGCGAAAACGCTCGCCGAAACCGACCGGATGGCCATCGTGCACTTCACGCTGCGCAACAAGACGCGGCTGGCGGCGTTGCGCGTCAAGGACTTCGGCAAGCGGGACGTGATGATGGTGCACACCCTGTTATGGCCCGACGAGATCCGCGACCCCGACTTCCCCGTGCTCGACAAGGAAGTCGAGATCAAGCCGGCGGAACTGAAGATGGCCGGTCAGGTCGTGGAATCGATGGCAGAGGACTTCAATCCCGACCGCTACCACGACACCTACCAGGAGCAGCTGCAGGAGCTCATCGACGCGAAACTCGAAGGCGGCGAGGCCTTCACCACCGAGGAGCAACCGAAGGAACTCGACGAGACCGAGGACGTCTCAGACCTGCTGGCCAAGCTCGAAGCCAGTGTCAAGGCGCGCTCCGGTGACGGCAAGGCTGCCGCCAAGAAGGCACCCGCCAAGAAATCGGCCGCCAAGAAGGCACCGGCCAAGAAGGCACCGGCGAAGAAGTCCGCGTCGAGGTCGTGACGCGGATCCCGCGCGTTCAGCGCCGGCGGGTCGCCAGGAATCGGATCGCCGCCGCGATCAGGTTGATCACGGCGACCATGATGATCAGGCTCAGGGCCGCACCCCAGATGCGCAGGAAGCCGGCGTGCTCGGGGTTGGTGAGTTCGGTGTAGATCAGCAGCGGCAGCGAGGCCATGTTGCCGTGGAAGATGTCGAGGTTGATCGACCGGCTGTAGCCGACCAGGACCAACACCGGAGCGGTTTCCCCGATCACCCGCGCCACCGACAGCAGGACGCCGGAGACGATGCCGGGCATCGCGATGGGAAAGACGATGCGCAAGATGGTCGTCCATTTGGGAACGCCGAGCGCGTAGCTGGCCTCGCGCAGGTCGTCGGGCACCAACCGGAGCATCTCCTCGGCGGACCGCACCACCACCGGCAGCATCAGCAAGACAAGCGCCAGCGACACGGCGAACGAGCTCTGCTGGAATCCCAGGGTGGCGATCCAGAGGCTGAAGATGAACAGCGCCGCCACGATCGAAGGCACCCCGGCGAGCACGTCGACCATGAACGTGGTCAGCCGCACCAGCCGGCCGGAACCGTATTCCACCAGAAAGACCGCGGTCATCAGGCCCAGCGGCACGGACATCAGCGCGGCCACACCGGCCTGCACCACGGTTCCATACAGCGCGTGATAGACGCCCCCGGCGAACTGCTCGGGCAAAATCCCGTGCAGCGAGTGAGTCCACCAGCCCATCCGGGTGACCGCGTACCAACCGCGGGCCACCACGACCGCGAGCACCCAGACCAGCGGCACCAGCGCGATGAGGAACGAAGCGACGAAGAATATCGTCGCGGCGTTGTTGGTGAGCCGGCGCCTGATGCTGACGGGCCGGAACGCCTGGGCTTTGACCGGCCGGTCGAACGCCTCGACCACGTCCGTCATCCGTTGACCTTCCCGCCGGCGATCGCGCGGGCCAACGCGTTGACGACGAACGTCAAGACGAACAGCGCGAACCCCGCGGCGATGTAGGCCCCGGTGGGCAACGGCTCGCTGAATTCAGCCGCGGCGGAGGCGATCTTGGAGGCGAACGTGTAACCGCCGTCGAACAGCGACCAATTCCCCGCGCGTGCCGCCGAGCGCAGAATGATCAACACCGCCACCGTCTCACCGAGCGCGCGGCCCAGCCCCAGCATCGACGCCGCGATGACACCGCTGCGACCGAACGGCAGCACGGTCATCCGCACCACTTCCCACTTGGTGGCCCCCAGCGCTTGCGCCGCTTCCATCTGCATCGGGGGGGTTTGCCGAAACACCTCACGCGAGACCGACGTGATGATCGGCAGGATCATCGCCGACAGCACGATGCCCGCCGTGAAGATGGTGCCGCCACCGGCCAGTGACACGTTTCCCTGCTTGAACAGGAAGAACCAGCCCAGGTTGCGGTTGAGGAACGCCGCGACGGGCTCGATCTTGGGCGCCAGCACGAAGATCCCCCACAACCCGAAGATGATCGAGGGCACCGCGGCCAGCAGGTCGACGATGGCCCCGAACGGGCGAGCCAGCCGCTTGGGCGCGTATTGGGTGAGAAACACCGCAATCCCGACCGCAACCGGCACCGCCAGGACCAGCGCGGTGATCGAACTCAACACGGTCACCATGAACAGGTCGCGGATGCCGAACGCGAGCTTCCCCGGGTCGGTGGTGCTGAACTGGGCGCTCGTGAAGAAGTTCGCGTGGTTGGCCCGCAACGACGGAACCGCACGAATCAGCAGGAACAACGCGATCAGCAGGATCGCGACCACGATCGTCGACCCGGCAGCGGCAGCCGTCAGCTTGAACAGTCGGTCGGCCCGCCGAGCCGACGACGCACCCAGCGCCTTGAGCTCGGGTTCCTTCGGAGTCGACGGGCTGGCTACCGCTCCACGGGTCACGACCACCTCAGATCACGTGATGGCGTTGATCGAAGCCGACAGTCTCGACTTGAACGAATCCGGGATCGGGATGTACCCGTTGTCGGCCAGGCCACTTTGCCCCGCACCGATGGTACTTTCCAGGAAAGCCTTCACCGCCGTACCCACCTGGGAATCGGGGTACTTCGAGCACACGATCTCGTACGTCGCCAACACGATCGGGTAAGACCCCGGCTGGGTCGGCTTGTAGAAGGAAAGCGTGTCGAGCACCAGGTCATTGCCCTGCCCGCTGATCTTGGCCCCGGAAATCGTCTTGCCGACCGAGTCAGAGCTGATCGCCACGGCGTCCGGACCGGCCGACGTCACGACCTTGGCCATGTTGAGCTTCTGCGCCTCGGCGAACGACCACTCGTTGTAGGTGATGGATCCCTCGGTGGACTTGATCGCCGCCGACGTGCCGTCGTTACCCTTGGCGCCCTCGCCGACGCCGCCCTTGAAGGTCTTCCCCGCGCCCTTGCCCCACGCGCCGTTGGAGGCGGCGTCGAGGTATTTCTGGAAGTTGTCCGTGGTGCCGGACTCGTCGTTGCGGAACACCACATGAATCGGCTCGGCGGGCAACGTGACGCCGGAGTTCAGCGCCGCAATGGCCGGGTCATTCCAGCTCGTGATCGCGCCGTTGAAGATTTTCGCCGCCGTGGGACCGTCGAGGCTCAGCGAACTCACGCCCTTGACGTTGTAGGTGATGGCGATCGGGCCGAACACGACCGGCAGGTTCCATGCCGGCGAGCCGCACCGCTGCTGCGCGGCGGCGTATTCCTTGGGGACAAGCGGCGAGTCCGAGCCACCGAAATCGGTTTGATTGCCGTTGAATTCACTGATTCCCGCGCCCGAGCCGTTGGCCGTGTAGTTCAACGTCTGCCCGGGGCATGCCTGTTCGAAAGCGTTGACGAAGCGGGTCATCGCGTTGGCCTGCGCGGTCGACCCGCTGGCCTTCAGCGTCTTCTTGCCGCCACAGCTGACCTTGCCCGCCGACGAACCGCTGGTCGAGCTCCCGCCGCCGGCGTTGTTGTCGCTTCCACATCCCGACAACACCAGCGCACCAGCGGTCACGACGCTCAGCGCGGCACCGAATCGGTTGAGTTTCAAGTCACTTCCTAACGGTAGAGATGAAACATGATTGCCGGCGTTGTCCTCGCCGCTCTGCGGCGACCAGCCGTCTCTTGCAGCAAGGAAGCTAACAGCACGAAGGTTAACGCTGGGCAAATTGCTGTCGGCCGATTGCCGCTGGCCAGGACGGCTTTGCGGGTCGGCGCACCCCACGCGAGGCGCTCACGAAATGGCGTTGATCGCCGCGGACAATCGGGACTTGAGCGCGCCCGGGACGGGAATGTAGCCATTGTCCGCCAAACCGTTCTGCCCAGCACCGATGGTGCTCTGGAGAAACGCCTTCACGGCCGCGGCGACCTGGGGATCCGCGTACTTCGAGCAGACGATCTCGTACGTCGCCAGCACGATCGGGTACGAACCGGGCTGGGTCGGCCTGTAGAAGGAGAAGGTGTCGACGACCAAGTCGTTGCCCTCCTCGGTGAAGTCGGCGCCGGCGATCGTCTTGCCGACGGAGTCGGCGTTGATCGCCACCGCGTCCGGCCCGGCCGACGTGATGATCTTGGCCATGTTGAGTTTCTGCGCCTGGGCGAAAGACCACTCGTTATAGGTGATCGACCCTTCGGTGGCCCTGGCCGCCGCGGACGCGCCGTCGTTGCCTCTGACCCCCTCGCCGACACCGCCGTTGAACGTCTTGCCGATGCCCTTGTCCCAGACCCCATGACCGGCGGAGTCGAGGTATTTCTGGAAATTGTCGGTGGTACCGGACTGGTCGTTGCGGAAGATCACCCGAATCGGCTCGGCCGGAAACGCGACGCCCGGGTTCAACGCCTGAATCGCCGGATCGTCCCATGTCGTGATGGCGCCCTTGAATACTTTCGCGGCGGTCGGCCCATCCAGATTCAGCGAAGTCACGCCCGCGACGTTGTAACTGATCGCGATCGGTCCGAACACCACCGGCAAATTCCACGCCGGTGAACCGCAGCGCGCCTGCGCTGCAAAGTATTCGATGGGCGCCAGCGGTGAGTCCGACCCAGCGAAATCAGTATGTTTTCCGGTGAATTCGCCGATACCGGCGCCCGAGCCGTTGGGCGTGTAGTTCAGCGTCTGGCCCGGGCAGGCCTGCTCGAATGCCTTGATGAAGCGGGTCATCGCGTTCGCCTGGGCGGTCGACCCGCTGGCCCTCAGCGTCTTCGTGCCGCCACAACTCACCTTGACGGGCGACGCGCCCGGTCCCGCGCTTTCCCCCGCCCCGTTGTCGTTGCTGCCGCAGCCCGACACCACGAGGGCGGCGACGGTCAAAACGCTCAGCGCCGCGCCGAATCGGTTCAGGCCCAATAGGATCCCCAACAGGAAGGATCAAACATGATCGCCACCATTCAATAGCCGCTGCGCGCCGACCAAACGGTCAGCACTAAGGCTAGCGCCGAGCGAATGTCTTCGCAGTGGACACGAAATCGGGCGAGGCCGTCCCGTATCGCGTTGAGACACCCATTCGACCGACCGGTCCGGGCCTGCCGGGACCCGGGCGCGGGGCGTTCCATCGCTCCGCCCGTATGCAAAAGTAGAACCTGTTCCAGAAATGCCGCATCCCAGACGGCGGGGCTTGCTACCGTGTCGGCTGACAACTTGGGCGAAGAGAGGCCGCAATGATCCTGGACAGAT contains:
- the pstS gene encoding phosphate ABC transporter substrate-binding protein PstS yields the protein MKLNRFGAALSVVTAGALVLSGCGSDNNAGGGSSTSGSSAGKVSCGGKKTLKASGSTAQANAMTRFVNAFEQACPGQTLNYTANGSGAGISEFNGNQTDFGGSDSPLVPKEYAAAQQRCGSPAWNLPVVFGPIAITYNVKGVSSLSLDGPTAAKIFNGAITSWNDPAIAALNSGVTLPAEPIHVVFRNDESGTTDNFQKYLDAASNGAWGKGAGKTFKGGVGEGAKGNDGTSAAIKSTEGSITYNEWSFAEAQKLNMAKVVTSAGPDAVAISSDSVGKTISGAKISGQGNDLVLDTLSFYKPTQPGSYPIVLATYEIVCSKYPDSQVGTAVKAFLESTIGAGQSGLADNGYIPIPDSFKSRLSASINAIT
- the pstC gene encoding phosphate ABC transporter permease subunit PstC, with translation MGASSARRADRLFKLTAAAAGSTIVVAILLIALFLLIRAVPSLRANHANFFTSAQFSTTDPGKLAFGIRDLFMVTVLSSITALVLAVPVAVGIAVFLTQYAPKRLARPFGAIVDLLAAVPSIIFGLWGIFVLAPKIEPVAAFLNRNLGWFFLFKQGNVSLAGGGTIFTAGIVLSAMILPIITSVSREVFRQTPPMQMEAAQALGATKWEVVRMTVLPFGRSGVIAASMLGLGRALGETVAVLIILRSAARAGNWSLFDGGYTFASKIASAAAEFSEPLPTGAYIAAGFALFVLTFVVNALARAIAGGKVNG
- the ku gene encoding non-homologous end joining protein Ku, translated to MRSIWKGSIAFGLVNVPVKVYSATQDHDIKFHQVHAKDNGRIRYQRVCEVDGEVVEYRDIARAFESDDGQMVIITDDDIATLPEERSREIEVLEFVPAEEVDPMLFDRSYFLEPDSKSSKSYVLLAKTLAETDRMAIVHFTLRNKTRLAALRVKDFGKRDVMMVHTLLWPDEIRDPDFPVLDKEVEIKPAELKMAGQVVESMAEDFNPDRYHDTYQEQLQELIDAKLEGGEAFTTEEQPKELDETEDVSDLLAKLEASVKARSGDGKAAAKKAPAKKSAAKKAPAKKAPAKKSASRS
- the pstS gene encoding phosphate ABC transporter substrate-binding protein PstS, with the translated sequence MGLNRFGAALSVLTVAALVVSGCGSNDNGAGESAGPGASPVKVSCGGTKTLRASGSTAQANAMTRFIKAFEQACPGQTLNYTPNGSGAGIGEFTGKHTDFAGSDSPLAPIEYFAAQARCGSPAWNLPVVFGPIAISYNVAGVTSLNLDGPTAAKVFKGAITTWDDPAIQALNPGVAFPAEPIRVIFRNDQSGTTDNFQKYLDSAGHGVWDKGIGKTFNGGVGEGVRGNDGASAAARATEGSITYNEWSFAQAQKLNMAKIITSAGPDAVAINADSVGKTIAGADFTEEGNDLVVDTFSFYRPTQPGSYPIVLATYEIVCSKYADPQVAAAVKAFLQSTIGAGQNGLADNGYIPVPGALKSRLSAAINAIS
- the pstA gene encoding phosphate ABC transporter permease PstA, which translates into the protein MTDVVEAFDRPVKAQAFRPVSIRRRLTNNAATIFFVASFLIALVPLVWVLAVVVARGWYAVTRMGWWTHSLHGILPEQFAGGVYHALYGTVVQAGVAALMSVPLGLMTAVFLVEYGSGRLVRLTTFMVDVLAGVPSIVAALFIFSLWIATLGFQQSSFAVSLALVLLMLPVVVRSAEEMLRLVPDDLREASYALGVPKWTTILRIVFPIAMPGIVSGVLLSVARVIGETAPVLVLVGYSRSINLDIFHGNMASLPLLIYTELTNPEHAGFLRIWGAALSLIIMVAVINLIAAAIRFLATRRR